One Ilumatobacter fluminis genomic window, CCAGTGGGCCGTGTACGCCGGCAACCGTGGCGATCGGGCGCACACCGCCCTCGGCCTCGGCGTCACCGGCGTGTTCGCGCTGGCCTACATCAACGCCCAGGCGTTCGTGTACAGCCAGATGGAGGTCGAGATCGCCGACGAGTACTACGGCGCCCTCTTCTACGCCATCACCGGCACGATGCTCGCCGTCGTCGCCATCGGCCTCGTCTACACCGTCGTCGCCGCTTTCCGTTCCCTGTCGGGCCGACTCGGCGACACCGAGGTGCTCGCCGGCCACGCCCTCTACTGGTACTGGACCGCCGCTGCCTACAGCGCCGTCTGGTTCGTCGTCTACGTCACG contains:
- a CDS encoding cytochrome c oxidase subunit 3 encodes the protein MSAGPATVALPPAAPPAPRRQVLLGTALACVGGTMLIGGMLAVWVLFRERVVDAGERFPIDYIIHEVATNVMLITVWALCLFAQWAVYAGNRGDRAHTALGLGVTGVFALAYINAQAFVYSQMEVEIADEYYGALFYAITGTMLAVVAIGLVYTVVAAFRSLSGRLGDTEVLAGHALYWYWTAAAYSAVWFVVYVTK